Proteins co-encoded in one Brassica rapa cultivar Chiifu-401-42 chromosome A02, CAAS_Brap_v3.01, whole genome shotgun sequence genomic window:
- the LOC103850849 gene encoding NAC domain-containing protein 83, whose amino-acid sequence MDNVKLVKNGVMRLPPGFRFHPTDEELVVQYLKRKVLSSPLPASIISDFDVCRADPWDLPGSLEKERYFFSTREAKYPNGNRSNRATGSGYWKATGIDKRVVTSRGNQIVGLKKTLVFYKGKPPHGSRTDWIMHEYRLSSSPPSSMGPTQNWVLCRIFLKKRAGNSDEGDNRNLVYDNEHIEITTTNQTEDKTKPIFFDFMRKERTTDLNLLPGSPTSDHASSGLTTEIFSSDEETSSSCNSFRRNL is encoded by the exons ATGGATAATGTTAAGCTCGTGAAGAATGGTGTTATGAGATTACCACCTGGATTCAGGTTTCATCCCACTGATGAGGAGCTTGTGGTTCAGTATCTCAAGAGAAAAGTCCTTTCTTCTCCATTACCAGCTTCCATCATTTCTGACTTTGATGTTTGCAGAGCTGATCCTTGGGACTTACCTG GCAGTTTGGAGAAAGAGAGGTACTTCTTTAGCACAAGGGAAGCCAAGTACCCAAATGGGAACCGCTCTAATAGAGCAACCGGTTCCGGTTATTGGAAAGCTACCGGTATTGATAAACGGGTTGTGACCTCTAGAGGAAATCAAATCGTTGGTTTGAAGAAAACACTTGTGTTCTACAAAGGCAAACCACCTCATGGCTCAAGAACCGATTGGATCATGCATGAATAtcgtctctcttcttctcctccg AGTTCTATGGGCCCTACTCAGAACTGGGTTCTTTGTCGTATCTTCCTGAAGAAGAGAGCCGGTAACAGCGATGAGGGAGATAACCGGAATCTTGTTTATGATAATGAACATATTGAAATTACTACAACAAACCAAACCGAAGATAAGACCAAACCAATCTTCTTTGATTTCATGAGAAAAGAAAGGACTACGGACTTGAACCTTTTGCCGGGCTCTCCTACTTCCGACCACGCTTCAAGTGGACTCACGACGGAGATTTTCTCTTCTGATGAAGAGACCAGTAGTAGTTGCAATAGTTTCAGAAGAAAtctttaa